The Imtechella halotolerans DNA window TCCAATAATTTACTGGACTATGTCCATTACAGGCTTCTGCTTGTGCAATTTCACATTCATGATGAGGGAACTTTAAATCCATTCCTCCTCCATGGATGTCAAATTGTTCACCAAGATATTTGGTACTCATTGCGGTACATTCTAGGTGCCAACCTGGAAAGCCATCGCTCCATGGTGAAGGCCATCTCATGATGTGTTGAGGTTCTGCCTTTTTCCATAATGCAAAGTCTTGAGGGTTCTTCTTGTCGCTTTGACCATCAAGCTCTCGAGTATTGTGAATAAGGTCCTCCACATTTCTTTTGCTTAATTTTCCGTAGTGATTTGATGCGTTAAATTTTAGTACATCAAAATACACAGAACCATTGACCTCATAAGCAAATCCTTTTTGAATAATTTCTTTAATGATTTCAATTTGTTCAATTATGTGACCTGTAGCTGTCGGCTCAATACTTGGTTCTAAATTATTGAACTTTGCTAATGTATTATGGAAGTCTACTGTATATCGTTGCACAACTTCCATTGGTTCAATTTGTTCAAGACGTGCTTTTTTGGCAATACGATCTTCGCCTACATCGGCATCATTTTCTAGGTGACCGGCATCCGTAATATTACGCACGTAACGGACTTTATATCCTAAATGTTTTAAGTAGCGAAACACCAAGTCAAACGAAATGAAGGTACGACAATTACCTAAGTGTACATTACTGTATACGGTAGGACCACATACATACATTCCTACGTAGCCTTCAATTAGAGGAGTGAATGCCTCTTTTTGAGCCGAAAGAGAGTTGTATACCTTAAGTTCTTGGGTTTTGTACAAATTCATAAGATAGGTGTTATTTTGTGTTAAAACTGAGTGTCCAGTTTAATGTAATCTAAAAATTCTCTACGTACTGAAGGGTTCTTAAATTGGCCTCCAAATTCAGCCGTAACCGTGCTACTTTCAATGTCTCTGATTCCTCTAGAATTTACACATAAATGTTTGGCATCAACCACACAAGCAACATCATCGGTACCCAGTACTTTTTGTAATTCTTGTACGATTTGAATGGTCATACGTTCCTGTACTTGAGGTCTTTTAGCAAAATAATCTACGATTCGATTCATTTTAGAAAGACCTACAACTTTTCCTTTGGAAATATAGGCAATATGGGCTCTTCCTACAATTGGTAATAAATGATGTTCGCAAGTTGAGTAAACAGTAATGTTCTTTTCAACCAACATCTCTCCATATTTATATTTGTTATCAAATGTGGAAGCGCTAGGCTTTTTGTTAGGGTGTAATCCGCCAAATATTTCCTTTACAAACATTTTAGCAACCCGTTTAGGGGTTCCTTTTAGACTGTCATCTGTCAGATCTA harbors:
- the cysS gene encoding cysteine--tRNA ligase encodes the protein MNLYKTQELKVYNSLSAQKEAFTPLIEGYVGMYVCGPTVYSNVHLGNCRTFISFDLVFRYLKHLGYKVRYVRNITDAGHLENDADVGEDRIAKKARLEQIEPMEVVQRYTVDFHNTLAKFNNLEPSIEPTATGHIIEQIEIIKEIIQKGFAYEVNGSVYFDVLKFNASNHYGKLSKRNVEDLIHNTRELDGQSDKKNPQDFALWKKAEPQHIMRWPSPWSDGFPGWHLECTAMSTKYLGEQFDIHGGGMDLKFPHHECEIAQAEACNGHSPVNYWMHANMLTLNGKKMAKSTGNNILPNEIFSGENTILSKPFSPSVTRFFILQAHYRSILDFSNDALEASEKGYYRLMEAIQMLDRLPVADKSSVDIATWIQSGYDAMNDDFNSPILIAQLFEAVRYINLIKDGKEQITATDLSLFTASLNAFVFDILGLENVTNEGSNQNQKLNGVVELLIQLRAEARANKDWALSDKIRIELESLGIQLKDGKDGTTFTLQ
- the folE gene encoding GTP cyclohydrolase I FolE, yielding MKMDNALEEEFDAFGDDHIASSAETPLRNDAFELSDEEKIDRIQADVYNIMETLGLDLTDDSLKGTPKRVAKMFVKEIFGGLHPNKKPSASTFDNKYKYGEMLVEKNITVYSTCEHHLLPIVGRAHIAYISKGKVVGLSKMNRIVDYFAKRPQVQERMTIQIVQELQKVLGTDDVACVVDAKHLCVNSRGIRDIESSTVTAEFGGQFKNPSVRREFLDYIKLDTQF